The Nitrospirota bacterium genome includes a window with the following:
- the tatC gene encoding twin-arginine translocase subunit TatC, which produces MSDGLNSLNQWLQDTIFKPLEDKKMPVMEHLVELQVRLTRAVIITALVFVGTFFYADTLVQWLRIPLQNMFVPGSLSWMPTDLPTVPFVFLAPAEALWQNVKVAGLFALVAATPYILLEVWQFVVPGLHAQERRFVAPFVLLSALAFYAGVGFSFFFVLPFALNFLVSYGVNAGFIPQISIAQYVGFSLWFLMVFGLIFEVPLAITLMAKLGWVDAPFLKRYRKWALLGSFIIAAILTPTPDPFNQCLMALPMYVFYEVGIVSAGFFNKKKPATEESSLPVVATAAAGNGKAAGLPNVGEGDYVGVPTGRRR; this is translated from the coding sequence ATGTCCGACGGTTTGAACTCACTCAATCAGTGGCTGCAAGACACGATCTTTAAGCCGCTGGAAGACAAGAAGATGCCGGTGATGGAGCACCTCGTGGAGCTCCAGGTCCGGCTGACGCGCGCAGTCATCATCACCGCCCTGGTGTTCGTCGGCACGTTTTTCTATGCCGATACGCTGGTGCAGTGGCTCCGTATCCCTCTCCAGAACATGTTTGTGCCAGGCTCCCTCTCGTGGATGCCGACGGATCTGCCGACCGTGCCCTTCGTCTTTCTCGCGCCGGCTGAAGCCCTGTGGCAAAACGTTAAGGTGGCCGGGCTCTTTGCCCTTGTCGCTGCGACCCCCTACATTTTGTTGGAAGTCTGGCAGTTCGTCGTGCCGGGCCTCCATGCCCAGGAACGCCGCTTCGTGGCGCCCTTCGTCTTGCTGAGCGCGCTGGCTTTTTACGCGGGGGTGGGCTTTTCCTTTTTCTTCGTGCTGCCGTTCGCGCTGAATTTTCTGGTCTCCTATGGCGTCAACGCCGGCTTCATCCCCCAGATTTCCATTGCCCAGTATGTCGGATTTTCCCTCTGGTTCCTGATGGTCTTCGGGCTGATTTTCGAAGTGCCGCTCGCGATCACCCTCATGGCGAAGCTGGGGTGGGTCGATGCGCCCTTTCTCAAACGGTATCGGAAGTGGGCTCTGTTGGGCTCGTTCATCATTGCTGCCATCCTGACCCCCACGCCAGACCCCTTCAATCAATGTCTCATGGCCCTGCCGATGTATGTGTTCTATGAAGTCGGCATCGTGAGCGCGGGATTTTTCAACAAGAAGAAGCCCGCGACGGAAGAGTCGTCCCTGCCGGTTGTGGCCACTGCCGCGGCGGGAAACGGCAAGGCGGCGGGACTCCCCAACGTGGGAGAGGGCGATTATGTCGGTGTGCCGACAGGCCGTCGGCGATAA
- a CDS encoding glycosyltransferase family 2 protein — MPAHNEAARILPYLRTITSYMRDRGQHYEVLVVDDGSTDATVSAVKTLIASAPEIRLLRTPRRQGKGAAVRRGMKEAVGRLQLFADADGATPIQELARLEQALAEGADLAIGSRALASRLPDYAIKARLHRTMLGNLFNAIVQRSGLRGIADTQCGFKLFRRAVAQDLFGVSSIDGYGFDLELLYIARQRGYHIAEIPVNWSDQPGSKVHALRDGLAMLRELGLIKRKSAKGCYTAL; from the coding sequence ATTCCGGCCCATAATGAGGCCGCTCGCATCCTGCCCTATCTTCGAACTATCACGTCCTACATGCGCGACCGGGGCCAACACTACGAAGTCCTCGTGGTCGACGATGGCAGCACCGATGCCACTGTTTCCGCAGTCAAAACTCTAATCGCTTCAGCTCCGGAAATTCGACTACTCCGGACCCCACGACGGCAAGGGAAAGGGGCTGCTGTGCGGCGGGGAATGAAGGAAGCCGTCGGACGGCTGCAACTCTTCGCCGACGCAGATGGCGCCACGCCGATCCAGGAACTCGCCCGGCTCGAACAGGCCCTAGCGGAAGGCGCAGACCTGGCCATCGGCTCTCGCGCACTCGCCTCCCGGTTGCCGGACTATGCCATCAAGGCCCGCTTACACCGAACAATGTTGGGCAACCTGTTCAATGCCATCGTGCAACGGAGCGGCCTCAGAGGAATCGCCGACACACAATGCGGCTTCAAGCTGTTCCGCCGGGCTGTCGCGCAAGATCTCTTTGGAGTCTCCTCCATCGACGGCTACGGCTTCGATCTCGAACTGCTCTACATCGCGCGGCAACGGGGCTATCACATCGCGGAAATCCCGGTGAACTGGTCCGATCAACCAGGCTCGAAGGTCCATGCCCTCAGAGATGGGCTCGCCATGTTACGGGAATTGGGGCTGATCAAACGAAAGAGCGCCAAGGGCTGCTATACCGCTCTGTAA
- a CDS encoding Do family serine endopeptidase codes for MVTRSKGGNALGLVAAIGLVMGTVAFTVLPGEPAAFAGTPAGLTQGFSEIVKKVTPAVVNIAVTGGGEGGGKGRRAPLPPGPFGGPPGEEAPGGELPTPPPMPPGGHGRPDQSAGSGVIVDSNGFIVTNNHVVEGATQITVTLSDRREFSAKVVGTDPKTDLAVVKIEAKDLPALKWADYEKLQVGDLVLAVGSPFGLSSTVTLGIISALGRGNVGIADYEDFIQTDAAINPGNSGGALVNMSGELMGINTAIFSRTGGSEGIGFAIPSSIAVDIVDSLQKTGKVVRGWMGVAIQEITPALAKSFKLPEQRKGVLISDVNENGPSHTAGIRRGDVVIAFNGKEVQNVSQLRNLVARTMVGKDAQVKILRDGKEQTLAVKVAERPTDEMLAKKEPSAPKEQPETAKLPDNVLASIRVQGLDAATMSQFNILAKMTGVVVTSVENGGAAEAAGLQRGDVIQEVNHEVVKTLDDYQKASRKLKKDELAVLLLSRQGNNLFVAVNPK; via the coding sequence ATGGTTACGCGGAGTAAGGGGGGGAATGCCCTCGGTCTTGTCGCAGCTATCGGTCTAGTCATGGGCACCGTCGCGTTTACTGTCCTGCCGGGTGAGCCTGCAGCGTTCGCTGGGACTCCAGCCGGCCTGACACAAGGATTTTCAGAGATCGTCAAGAAGGTGACGCCGGCAGTTGTGAACATTGCGGTGACCGGGGGTGGAGAGGGTGGGGGCAAGGGCCGGAGAGCGCCGTTGCCGCCAGGGCCTTTCGGTGGACCTCCGGGTGAAGAGGCGCCAGGGGGCGAACTCCCGACTCCTCCGCCGATGCCTCCCGGAGGCCATGGCCGCCCCGATCAAAGCGCCGGATCCGGCGTTATCGTCGATTCGAACGGATTTATCGTGACGAACAACCATGTCGTCGAGGGGGCCACGCAGATTACCGTCACGCTGAGCGACCGACGCGAATTCAGCGCGAAAGTGGTGGGCACCGATCCAAAGACGGATTTGGCCGTGGTCAAAATCGAGGCGAAAGACCTCCCGGCTTTAAAGTGGGCTGATTATGAGAAGTTGCAAGTGGGCGATCTGGTATTGGCGGTCGGCAGTCCCTTCGGACTGAGCTCCACCGTGACCCTGGGCATCATCAGCGCCTTGGGCCGCGGCAACGTCGGCATCGCCGATTACGAAGATTTCATTCAGACCGACGCCGCAATCAATCCGGGCAACTCCGGCGGGGCCTTAGTCAACATGAGCGGTGAGCTCATGGGGATCAATACGGCCATCTTCTCGCGGACCGGCGGATCCGAAGGGATTGGATTTGCCATTCCCAGCAGCATTGCGGTGGATATCGTCGATAGTTTGCAGAAGACCGGCAAGGTTGTGCGAGGCTGGATGGGCGTCGCGATTCAAGAGATCACGCCGGCCTTGGCCAAGTCGTTTAAGCTGCCGGAGCAGCGTAAGGGTGTCTTGATCAGCGATGTGAACGAAAATGGCCCCTCCCACACCGCCGGAATCCGCCGCGGCGATGTGGTGATCGCGTTCAACGGGAAAGAAGTCCAGAACGTGAGCCAGTTGCGCAACCTGGTTGCCCGCACGATGGTCGGCAAGGATGCGCAGGTGAAGATTCTGCGCGACGGCAAGGAGCAGACCCTCGCCGTGAAGGTGGCGGAGCGGCCGACGGATGAAATGTTGGCGAAGAAGGAACCGTCGGCTCCCAAGGAACAGCCCGAAACGGCGAAGCTGCCGGATAATGTCTTGGCTTCTATCAGAGTGCAGGGGCTAGATGCAGCGACGATGAGCCAATTCAATATCCTGGCGAAGATGACCGGGGTGGTCGTGACGTCGGTCGAGAACGGCGGCGCGGCGGAAGCGGCGGGGCTGCAGCGTGGCGACGTGATTCAGGAAGTGAACCACGAAGTCGTGAAGACGCTCGATGACTACCAGAAGGCGTCTCGCAAACTGAAAAAAGACGAGTTGGCCGTTCTGCTGTTGAGTCGGCAGGGGAATAACCTGTTTGTAGCGGTCAATCCCAAGTAA
- a CDS encoding Mrp/NBP35 family ATP-binding protein, which translates to MARELNVIQPPSSGGSDACIYMWACAICDENETCQKDKEGHSRWLVAKRMERIEYKVLVMSNKGGVGKSTCTTNLAVSLALKGWHVGICDMDIHGPNIPKMVGAEGQKLKISSSGGIIPFQAYNLKIASMSFLLQNSDDPIIWRDAYKYEFINQLLGGVEWQDLNFLFVDLPPGTGNESVTTIDLLGNVSGAVIITTPQEVALLDSRKSVTFCKDSEVPIIGIVENMSGLECPHCHNHIDVFRKGGGEAAAHDMGVPFLGRIPLDPDVVIQSDAGEPFAMFNSDSATAACYHDIANKVEAFCKKSGSLVKIAPRQAH; encoded by the coding sequence ATGGCTCGCGAATTGAACGTCATTCAACCCCCTAGCTCCGGCGGCAGCGATGCCTGCATCTATATGTGGGCCTGCGCGATTTGCGACGAGAATGAAACCTGCCAGAAGGACAAGGAAGGGCACAGTCGCTGGCTCGTGGCCAAGCGAATGGAACGGATCGAATACAAAGTGCTCGTCATGAGCAACAAGGGCGGAGTCGGAAAGAGCACCTGCACGACCAACCTCGCCGTGAGTCTCGCGCTCAAGGGCTGGCATGTCGGCATCTGCGACATGGACATCCATGGGCCGAACATTCCGAAGATGGTGGGGGCTGAAGGGCAGAAGCTCAAGATCAGCAGCTCGGGCGGGATCATCCCCTTTCAGGCCTATAACCTCAAAATCGCCTCCATGTCTTTCCTGTTGCAGAACTCGGACGATCCGATTATCTGGCGCGATGCGTACAAGTATGAGTTCATCAACCAGCTCTTGGGCGGAGTCGAGTGGCAGGATTTGAATTTTTTGTTTGTGGACTTGCCGCCCGGAACGGGCAACGAGTCGGTCACGACCATCGACCTGCTCGGCAATGTCAGCGGCGCCGTGATCATTACGACGCCGCAGGAAGTGGCCTTGCTGGACTCCCGCAAGTCCGTGACCTTCTGCAAGGACAGCGAAGTGCCGATCATCGGGATCGTCGAGAATATGAGCGGGCTGGAATGTCCCCATTGTCATAACCACATCGACGTGTTCCGCAAGGGCGGCGGCGAAGCCGCGGCGCACGATATGGGCGTGCCGTTTCTCGGTCGCATCCCGCTCGATCCCGATGTCGTGATCCAGTCCGATGCAGGGGAGCCGTTTGCGATGTTCAATTCTGACTCGGCGACAGCCGCCTGTTATCACGACATTGCCAATAAGGTCGAAGCGTTCTGCAAGAAGAGCGGGTCGCTCGTGAAAATTGCGCCCCGGCAGGCGCACTGA